In one Methylobacterium sp. SyP6R genomic region, the following are encoded:
- a CDS encoding IS110 family transposase → MKVLYPRCAALDVHKDTVVAAIRLAESSEVQREVRTFATTTTALLDLSAWLDEHACTHVAMEATGIYWRPVWQVLDADSRTLILANAAHVKNVPGRKTDVADAVWLSDLLAHGLIRASFVPEAQTQAMRDLLRTRKQLVREQASHVQRIQKTLEEANLKLASVLTDIMGQSGRAVLDALVKGERDPAGLQALVSPRVKAAPEAIRAALTGRIGDHHRFLLGVHLRQYDGLGRAIAEIDAQVERDLGPFREAVKLLVTIPGISDLTAQVILSEIGPDMSRFPTAGHLISWAGLCPRNDESAGKRRSTRLRKGAPWLKTALVQAAWAGVRKKASYIRAQFQRLRGRRGPKKAICAVAASMLTAIYHMLKAGTAYVDPGPDHGRKAAPTIRAKALVRQIERLGFACEIKPVEPVSI, encoded by the coding sequence ATGAAGGTCCTCTACCCCCGCTGCGCCGCCCTCGATGTTCACAAGGACACCGTCGTCGCAGCCATCCGTCTGGCCGAGAGCAGCGAGGTTCAGCGTGAGGTGCGGACGTTTGCCACCACCACGACCGCTCTGCTCGACCTCTCCGCCTGGCTCGACGAGCACGCCTGCACCCATGTCGCCATGGAGGCGACCGGCATCTACTGGCGCCCGGTCTGGCAGGTCCTCGACGCCGACAGCCGCACCCTGATCCTGGCCAATGCCGCCCATGTCAAGAACGTGCCCGGCCGCAAGACCGACGTCGCCGACGCGGTTTGGCTCTCCGACCTGCTCGCCCACGGCCTGATCCGCGCCAGCTTCGTGCCCGAGGCTCAGACCCAGGCGATGCGCGACCTGCTGCGCACCCGCAAGCAACTGGTCCGCGAGCAGGCCAGCCACGTCCAGCGCATCCAGAAGACCCTCGAGGAGGCCAACCTCAAGCTCGCCTCGGTGCTCACCGACATCATGGGCCAGTCCGGTCGCGCCGTGCTCGACGCGCTGGTCAAGGGCGAGCGCGATCCGGCTGGGCTGCAGGCGCTGGTCAGCCCGCGGGTGAAGGCGGCGCCCGAGGCGATCCGGGCCGCGCTCACGGGCCGGATCGGGGATCACCACCGTTTCCTGCTCGGTGTGCATCTACGCCAGTACGACGGGTTGGGGCGAGCGATCGCGGAGATCGACGCGCAGGTGGAGCGCGACCTCGGCCCTTTCCGGGAAGCGGTGAAGCTGCTGGTGACGATCCCGGGCATCAGTGACCTCACCGCGCAGGTGATCCTCTCCGAGATCGGCCCCGACATGAGCCGCTTCCCGACCGCCGGCCATCTGATCTCCTGGGCCGGGCTGTGCCCGAGAAACGACGAGAGCGCGGGCAAGCGGCGCTCGACGCGGCTGCGCAAGGGCGCGCCCTGGCTCAAGACGGCCTTGGTGCAGGCCGCCTGGGCCGGAGTGCGCAAGAAGGCGAGCTACATCAGGGCGCAGTTCCAGCGCTTGCGCGGCCGGCGCGGCCCCAAGAAGGCGATCTGCGCGGTCGCCGCTTCGATGTTGACCGCGATCTATCACATGCTCAAGGCCGGCACGGCTTACGTCGATCCCGGGCCTGATCACGGCCGCAAGGCGGCCCCGACCATCCGCGCCAAGGCGCTCGTGCGGCAGATCGAGCGCCTTGGATTTGCGTGCGAAATCAAACCCGTAGAGCCAGTTTCTATTTAG
- a CDS encoding cell division protein ZapA gives MPQVTVTIAGKTYRMACGEGEERHLEGLAASFDARIGDMRKAFGEIGDMRLHVMAALTLADELAETKRRMEAMERETAALRESTDAGSAEREASEARLAETVQRTAERIERLAKRLGSVPGGAQGG, from the coding sequence ATGCCTCAAGTGACGGTCACCATCGCCGGCAAGACCTACCGCATGGCCTGCGGCGAGGGCGAGGAGCGCCACCTCGAAGGGCTGGCCGCGAGCTTCGACGCCCGCATCGGCGACATGCGCAAGGCCTTCGGCGAGATCGGCGACATGCGCCTGCACGTGATGGCGGCGCTGACGCTCGCCGACGAGTTGGCGGAGACCAAGCGCCGGATGGAGGCGATGGAGCGCGAGACCGCGGCGTTGCGCGAATCCACCGATGCCGGCAGCGCCGAGCGGGAAGCCTCGGAGGCGCGGCTGGCCGAGACCGTGCAGCGCACGGCGGAGCGGATCGAGCGGCTGGCCAAGCGGCTCGGGTCGGTGCCGGGCGGGGCGCAGGGGGGGTGA
- a CDS encoding DUF4164 domain-containing protein, with protein sequence MTAAVEEALRRLEASVSLLESAVTRRLDAERSHSDLETELEIMRDDRARLAAELDGATARLAEMQSVTEEVDHRLGRAIGTVEGVLGRNGERGEG encoded by the coding sequence ATGACCGCAGCGGTGGAGGAGGCGTTGCGCCGCCTCGAAGCCTCGGTGTCGCTGCTCGAATCCGCGGTGACGCGCCGGCTCGACGCGGAGCGCAGCCACAGCGACCTCGAGACCGAGCTGGAGATCATGCGCGACGACCGGGCCCGGCTGGCGGCGGAACTCGACGGGGCGACGGCGCGCCTCGCCGAGATGCAATCGGTGACCGAGGAGGTCGATCACCGCCTCGGCCGCGCCATCGGCACCGTCGAGGGCGTGCTCGGCCGCAACGGCGAGCGGGGCGAGGGCTGA
- a CDS encoding GGDEF domain-containing protein, with amino-acid sequence MQIDLHTLYCLIVGTVLVAAATMLWERQAHKRRARELGIWTGAFLAFAAGLVVSINRAALPGILGSALGNLLIVSGYLMILHGVALLDGRARLRLPLAVLAVLALLWATLGVRFPVVLWTYVGSLPIALACGLTAWRLLRSRTARAFRARRLAIAVAGGHALFYLARALVTPVIVALYGDWLMPVFGKMTMYEGVLYSVAMPMGLIALVREEAQASALAAARTDYLTGLQNRHGFFEDGARLLDRRPAALLAFDLDHFKAINDRHGHAAGDAVLRLFADTARRAAGPDALVARLGGEEFAALLPGFDLVAARQVGEGIARRFAASSVHRDGPGIPATVSVGLAAGRGDLTALLSAADRALYRAKAAGRNRLEVAAA; translated from the coding sequence ATGCAGATCGATCTTCACACCCTCTATTGCCTGATTGTGGGAACGGTGCTGGTCGCCGCCGCGACGATGTTGTGGGAGCGCCAGGCCCACAAGCGGCGCGCGCGCGAGCTCGGAATCTGGACCGGCGCCTTCCTGGCCTTCGCGGCGGGCTTGGTCGTGTCGATCAACCGGGCCGCCCTGCCGGGTATCCTGGGCTCGGCGCTCGGCAACCTGCTGATCGTGTCCGGCTACCTGATGATCCTGCACGGCGTCGCCCTCCTCGACGGGCGGGCGCGGCTGCGCCTGCCGCTCGCCGTGCTCGCGGTGCTCGCTCTCCTGTGGGCGACGCTCGGGGTCCGCTTTCCCGTTGTCCTCTGGACCTATGTCGGCTCGCTGCCGATCGCGCTCGCCTGCGGTCTCACCGCCTGGCGGCTCCTGCGCAGCCGCACCGCCCGGGCCTTTCGTGCGCGGCGGCTCGCGATCGCGGTCGCGGGCGGGCACGCCCTATTCTACCTGGCTCGGGCCCTGGTGACGCCGGTCATCGTGGCCCTCTACGGCGACTGGCTGATGCCGGTCTTCGGCAAGATGACGATGTACGAGGGCGTGCTCTACTCCGTCGCCATGCCGATGGGGCTGATCGCGCTCGTGCGCGAGGAGGCGCAGGCGAGCGCCCTGGCGGCGGCCCGCACCGACTACCTCACCGGCCTCCAGAACCGCCACGGCTTCTTCGAGGACGGCGCGCGGCTCCTCGATCGACGGCCCGCGGCACTCCTCGCCTTCGACCTCGACCACTTCAAGGCGATCAACGACCGCCACGGCCATGCCGCCGGCGACGCGGTTCTGCGGCTCTTCGCCGACACGGCGCGGCGGGCGGCCGGGCCGGACGCGCTGGTCGCCCGGCTCGGCGGCGAGGAATTCGCCGCCCTGCTGCCGGGCTTCGACCTCGTTGCGGCGCGGCAGGTCGGCGAGGGCATCGCCCGCCGCTTCGCCGCTTCGTCCGTGCACCGCGACGGGCCCGGCATTCCGGCGACCGTCAGCGTCGGCCTGGCGGCCGGACGCGGCGACCTCACGGCCCTGCTCTCGGCCGCCGACCGCGCTCTCTACCGGGCCAAGGCGGCCGGGCGGAACCGGCTGGAGGTGGCGGCGGCCTGA
- the gap gene encoding type I glyceraldehyde-3-phosphate dehydrogenase yields MTVKVAINGFGRIGRNVLRAIKEAGRTDIEVVAINDLGPVETNAHLLRFDSVHGKFPGTVSVEGDHIVVDGQRIRVTAIKNPAELPHRELGVDIAMECTGIFTSKDKAKLHLDAGAKRVLVSAPADGADLTVVYGVNHDKLTADHLVVSNASCTTNCLAPVAKVLNDAVGIERGFMTTIHSYTNDQPSLDQMHKDLYRARAAALSMIPTTTGAAKAVGLVLPELNGRLDGTSIRVPTPNVSVVDFKFNSKRATSVAEINEAIKAAANGPLKGVLGFTEAPNVSIDFNHDPHSSTFHIDQTKVMDGTFVRVLTWYDNEWGFSNRMADTAIAMAKLI; encoded by the coding sequence ATGACGGTCAAGGTCGCCATCAACGGCTTCGGACGCATCGGCCGCAACGTCCTGCGCGCCATCAAGGAAGCCGGCCGCACCGACATCGAGGTCGTGGCCATCAACGATCTCGGCCCGGTCGAGACCAACGCCCACCTGCTGCGCTTCGACTCGGTCCACGGCAAGTTCCCCGGCACCGTCTCGGTCGAAGGCGACCACATCGTGGTCGACGGGCAGCGCATCCGCGTCACCGCGATCAAGAATCCGGCCGAGCTGCCCCACCGCGAGCTCGGCGTCGACATCGCGATGGAATGCACCGGCATCTTCACCTCGAAGGACAAGGCGAAGCTCCACCTCGATGCCGGCGCCAAGCGCGTCCTCGTCTCGGCTCCCGCGGACGGCGCCGACCTCACGGTCGTCTACGGCGTCAACCACGACAAGCTGACGGCCGACCACCTGGTGGTCTCCAACGCTTCCTGCACCACCAACTGCCTGGCTCCGGTCGCCAAGGTGCTCAACGACGCCGTCGGCATCGAGCGCGGCTTCATGACCACGATCCACTCCTACACCAACGACCAGCCGTCGCTGGACCAGATGCACAAGGACCTCTACCGGGCCCGCGCCGCGGCCCTGTCGATGATCCCGACCACGACCGGCGCCGCCAAGGCCGTCGGCCTGGTTCTGCCGGAGCTGAACGGCCGCCTCGACGGCACCTCGATCCGCGTGCCGACCCCGAACGTCTCGGTCGTCGACTTCAAGTTCAATTCCAAGCGCGCCACCTCGGTCGCCGAGATCAACGAGGCGATCAAGGCCGCGGCGAACGGCCCGCTCAAGGGCGTGCTCGGTTTCACCGAGGCCCCGAACGTCTCGATCGACTTCAACCACGATCCCCACTCCTCGACCTTCCACATCGACCAGACCAAGGTCATGGACGGCACCTTCGTGCGCGTGCTGACCTGGTACGACAACGAGTGGGGCTTCTCGAACCGCATGGCCGACACCGCCATCGCGATGGCCAAGCTCATCTGA
- a CDS encoding phosphoglycerate kinase translates to MTQFRTLDDAGDLKGKRVLVRVDFNVPMDQGRVTDSTRITRVLPTLNELVEAGAKVVLLAHFGRPKGKPVAAESLRPIAEATARELGRPVAFAEDCIGETAAAAVASLKDGDVLMLENTRFHAGEEKNDKAFVEALAANGDVYVNEAFSAAHRAHASTEGLAHVLPAYAGRLMQAELDALTKGLEAPARPVVAIVGGSKVSTKIDLLKNLVAKVDALVIGGGMANTFLHAAGLGVGKSLCERDLAATAQAIIEAARENNCAIILPVDGVVAEEFKAGAPHHTYGVDAIPDTGMILDIGSLSVDRIAAAIDDARTLVWNGPVGAFEIAPFDQGTVAAARHAAARTKAGKLVSVAGGGDTVAALNHAGVSADFTYISTAGGAFLEWLEGKPLPGVDALRRQA, encoded by the coding sequence ATGACCCAGTTCCGTACCCTCGACGATGCCGGCGACCTGAAGGGCAAGCGCGTCCTCGTCCGCGTCGACTTCAACGTGCCGATGGACCAGGGCCGCGTCACCGATTCCACCCGCATCACGCGCGTGCTGCCGACGCTTAACGAACTCGTCGAGGCCGGCGCGAAGGTGGTTCTGCTGGCCCATTTCGGCCGCCCGAAGGGCAAGCCGGTCGCCGCCGAATCCCTGCGCCCGATCGCCGAGGCGACCGCCAGGGAACTCGGCCGCCCGGTCGCCTTCGCGGAGGATTGCATCGGCGAGACGGCCGCCGCGGCGGTCGCGAGCCTGAAGGACGGCGACGTCCTGATGCTGGAGAATACCCGCTTCCACGCCGGCGAGGAGAAGAACGACAAGGCCTTCGTCGAGGCGCTGGCCGCAAACGGCGACGTCTACGTCAACGAGGCGTTCTCGGCCGCCCACCGGGCCCATGCCTCGACGGAAGGCCTCGCCCACGTGCTGCCGGCCTATGCCGGCCGCCTGATGCAGGCCGAACTGGACGCGCTGACCAAGGGCCTCGAGGCCCCGGCCCGGCCGGTGGTGGCGATCGTCGGCGGCTCCAAGGTCTCGACCAAGATCGACCTGCTCAAGAACCTCGTCGCCAAGGTCGATGCCCTGGTGATCGGTGGCGGCATGGCCAACACCTTCCTGCACGCCGCCGGCCTCGGCGTCGGCAAGTCGCTGTGCGAGCGGGATCTGGCCGCCACCGCCCAAGCCATCATCGAGGCGGCACGCGAGAACAACTGCGCCATCATCCTGCCGGTCGACGGCGTGGTGGCCGAGGAGTTCAAGGCAGGCGCCCCCCACCACACCTACGGGGTCGACGCTATCCCTGACACCGGCATGATCCTCGACATCGGCAGCCTGTCGGTCGACCGGATCGCGGCGGCGATCGACGACGCCAGGACCCTGGTGTGGAACGGCCCCGTCGGCGCCTTCGAGATCGCACCCTTCGACCAGGGCACGGTGGCGGCGGCCCGCCACGCGGCGGCGCGCACCAAGGCCGGCAAGCTCGTCTCGGTGGCGGGCGGCGGCGATACGGTGGCGGCGCTCAACCATGCCGGCGTGTCGGCGGACTTCACCTACATCTCGACGGCCGGCGGCGCCTTCCTCGAATGGCTCGAGGGCAAGCCGCTCCCGGGCGTCGACGCCCTGCGCCGGCAAGCTTGA